From one Caldithrix abyssi DSM 13497 genomic stretch:
- a CDS encoding PorV/PorQ family protein: protein MNKNKLFLALILALLTVQTSFAGGFKKYAGEFLAIGAGSRISAMGGAGVAMVNDVAASYWNPAGLINAAGFQMQFTHGKQFISSIQHDYIGLSHPLDENTTLGLSLVYFTVNGIKDSRQAFNEADNKVDYSKIKTFNTGDYSLFLSLARKRSERLAIGLNAKMIYRDFNIENALGLGFDLGLQYALTNRLTIGAILRDATTTMIAWSTNEKEFIAPSLRLGLSYLLDWQSLGLILQPAADFQLLLENRDYAAQFNVGPLSVDSFWGLEVNYKKLISMRLGLDDLQRFNTGVGLNIPKISFDYAFTNYASELGNVHRISVHLFLDRLF from the coding sequence ATGAACAAAAATAAATTGTTTTTGGCGCTGATTTTAGCGTTACTTACGGTTCAAACGAGTTTTGCCGGCGGATTCAAAAAGTACGCGGGAGAGTTCCTGGCCATTGGCGCCGGCAGTCGGATTTCTGCCATGGGCGGGGCTGGCGTGGCCATGGTTAACGATGTGGCCGCCAGTTATTGGAATCCCGCCGGTTTGATTAATGCTGCGGGCTTTCAAATGCAATTCACGCACGGCAAACAATTTATCAGCAGCATCCAGCACGATTACATTGGCCTTTCCCATCCTCTTGATGAAAACACAACGCTTGGACTGTCGCTGGTCTATTTTACGGTCAACGGCATCAAAGACAGTCGGCAGGCCTTTAACGAAGCCGATAACAAAGTCGACTATTCTAAGATCAAAACGTTTAACACCGGCGACTACAGCCTGTTTCTTTCCCTTGCCCGCAAACGCAGCGAACGACTGGCGATTGGCTTGAACGCCAAAATGATTTACCGCGATTTTAACATCGAAAATGCGCTGGGCCTGGGCTTTGATCTGGGCTTGCAATACGCCCTTACCAATAGGCTAACCATCGGCGCCATTTTGCGCGATGCCACCACAACCATGATCGCCTGGAGCACCAACGAAAAAGAGTTTATCGCGCCTTCGCTGCGTCTGGGACTGAGTTACTTGCTGGACTGGCAGAGTCTGGGGCTAATTCTGCAACCTGCGGCCGATTTTCAGCTTCTGTTGGAGAACCGGGATTACGCCGCCCAATTCAACGTGGGGCCGCTAAGTGTGGATTCTTTTTGGGGGCTGGAAGTCAACTACAAAAAGCTAATCAGCATGCGCCTTGGCCTGGATGATTTACAGCGTTTTAATACGGGCGTCGGTTTGAACATCCCCAAAATTTCGTTTGATTATGCCTTTACCAATTACGCTTCTGAACTGGGAAACGTACATCGCATTTCCGTTCATCTATTTCTTGATCGGTTGTTTTAA